One region of Thiorhodovibrio frisius genomic DNA includes:
- a CDS encoding 2-isopropylmalate synthase: protein MSDPISNPGSEQDRLIIFDTTLRDGEQSPGASMTKDEKVRIARALEKLRVDVIEAGFPIASPGDFEAVKAVAETVKDSTICGLARALDKDIDRAGDALRNAASGRIHTFIATSPIHMEKKLRMTPDQVVEQAVHAVKRARQFTDDVEFSPEDAGRSEIDFLCRILEAVIDAGARTLNIPDTVGYAIPHQFGQLIETLRERIPNSDKAVFSVHCHNDLGLAVANSLAAVRNGARQVECTINGLGERAGNAALEEIIMAVRVRPDLFGCHTRLDATQIVPCSRLVSSITGFPIQPNKAIVGANAFAHESGIHQDGVLKHRETYEIMRAQDVGWSENRMVLGKHSGRNAFRMRLQELGVAFASEEEINAAFSRFKDLADKKHEIFDEDLQALVTDATIDATNERVKLSSMRVCSETGEIPQAQVTLVLEGEEIQGTASGGGPVDATFKAIESVIDSGTTLKLYSVNAITSGTDALGEVTVRLEKGGRIANGQGADTDIVIASAKAYINAVNKFLQPHKREHPQQGDV from the coding sequence ATGAGCGACCCCATTAGCAATCCAGGCAGCGAGCAAGACCGATTAATCATTTTCGACACCACCCTGCGCGATGGCGAGCAGAGCCCAGGGGCTTCGATGACCAAGGACGAGAAGGTGCGGATCGCGCGCGCGCTCGAGAAGCTGCGGGTAGATGTGATCGAGGCCGGCTTTCCGATTGCCAGCCCGGGGGACTTCGAGGCGGTCAAGGCCGTGGCCGAGACGGTCAAGGACTCCACCATCTGCGGTCTGGCCCGCGCGCTCGACAAGGACATCGACCGTGCCGGGGATGCGCTGCGCAATGCGGCCTCGGGGCGCATTCATACCTTTATCGCCACCTCTCCAATCCACATGGAGAAGAAGCTGCGCATGACGCCCGATCAGGTCGTTGAGCAAGCAGTGCATGCGGTCAAGCGCGCGCGCCAATTCACCGACGACGTCGAATTTTCGCCCGAGGACGCCGGGCGCTCGGAGATTGATTTCCTCTGCCGCATCCTGGAGGCCGTGATCGACGCTGGTGCGCGCACCCTGAACATTCCCGATACGGTCGGCTATGCCATTCCGCATCAGTTTGGGCAACTGATCGAAACCCTGCGCGAGCGCATCCCGAACTCCGACAAAGCCGTGTTTTCGGTGCATTGCCACAATGATCTCGGCCTGGCGGTGGCCAACTCCCTGGCGGCGGTGCGCAATGGCGCGCGTCAAGTGGAGTGCACCATCAATGGTCTGGGCGAGCGCGCCGGCAACGCGGCACTTGAGGAGATCATCATGGCGGTCCGGGTGCGCCCGGATCTGTTTGGCTGCCACACGCGCCTGGATGCCACTCAAATCGTGCCCTGTTCGCGCCTGGTCTCAAGCATTACCGGCTTCCCGATCCAGCCTAACAAAGCCATTGTCGGCGCCAACGCCTTCGCGCACGAGTCGGGCATCCATCAGGATGGCGTGCTCAAACATCGCGAGACCTACGAGATTATGCGCGCCCAGGATGTTGGCTGGAGCGAGAACCGCATGGTGCTGGGAAAACACTCCGGGCGTAATGCCTTTCGCATGCGCTTGCAGGAGCTTGGCGTGGCCTTTGCCTCCGAAGAGGAAATCAACGCCGCCTTTAGCCGCTTTAAGGATCTTGCCGACAAGAAGCACGAGATTTTCGACGAGGATCTGCAAGCCCTGGTCACGGATGCCACCATCGACGCCACCAATGAGCGGGTCAAACTGAGTTCCATGCGGGTGTGTTCAGAGACCGGCGAAATCCCCCAGGCGCAGGTCACTCTGGTCCTGGAAGGCGAAGAGATTCAGGGCACCGCCAGCGGTGGCGGCCCGGTAGACGCGACCTTCAAGGCCATCGAATCCGTGATCGACAGTGGCACCACGCTCAAGCTCTATTCGGTCAACGCCATCACCAGCGGCACCGATGCACTTGGCGAAGTGACGGTGCGACTGGAAAAAGGCGGACGCATCGCCAACGGCCAGGGCGCGGATACCGATATTGTCATCGCCTCGGCCAAGGCCTACATCAATGCGGTGAACAAATTTCTGCAACCACACAAGCGCGAGCATCCGCAGCAAGGTGACGTTTGA
- the pgi gene encoding glucose-6-phosphate isomerase, whose translation MALINTTPAWQALAAHWQQMSQIKMRELFAQDDERAARMTREAAGIHLDYSKNIATEETFKLLRELAQTAGIEAQRARMFAGEPINSTEGRAVLHIALRNRANTPILVDGTDVMPQVNEVLERMRFFVHQVRNGDWTGFTGKRITDVVNIGIGGSNLGPKMVCTALMPYQRDDLRLHFVSNIDGTHLSETVKHLNPETTLFVVASKTFTTMETMTNAQSARRWLVDQLGDESAVAQHFVAVSTNAEKVAAFGIDTEQMFGFWDWVGGRYSLWSAIGLPIALAIGFDNFVELLDGAHEMDNHFRDAPLEDNLPVIMALLGVWYINFAGAKTLAILPYDQYLEHFPAYFQQGDMESNGKHVTLDGTRVDYATGPVVWGQPGTDGQHAFYQLIHQGTELIPCDFIAPVHSHNPLGDHHIKLLANCLAQTEALMRGRTAEEALEGMLAAGMQRAEAERLAPHRQFDGNRPTNTLFVEEVTPRTLGALIALYEHKIFCQGVIWGINSFDQWGVELGKQLATVILKELEEGRVMAEHHDGSTRALLDYYLKNR comes from the coding sequence ATGGCACTGATCAACACCACCCCCGCCTGGCAGGCACTGGCTGCGCACTGGCAACAGATGAGCCAGATCAAGATGCGTGAACTCTTCGCGCAAGATGACGAGCGCGCCGCGCGCATGACGCGTGAGGCCGCCGGCATTCATCTCGACTACTCAAAAAACATCGCCACAGAGGAAACATTCAAGCTCCTGCGCGAACTTGCCCAGACGGCTGGCATTGAGGCCCAGCGAGCGCGCATGTTCGCCGGCGAGCCCATCAACAGCACCGAAGGGCGCGCCGTCCTGCACATTGCACTGCGCAACCGCGCCAACACGCCGATTCTGGTCGATGGCACTGACGTGATGCCGCAGGTTAACGAAGTCCTCGAGCGCATGCGCTTTTTCGTCCATCAGGTGCGCAATGGCGACTGGACCGGCTTTACCGGCAAGCGCATCACCGACGTGGTCAACATCGGCATCGGCGGCTCCAACCTCGGCCCCAAGATGGTCTGCACCGCGCTCATGCCCTATCAGCGCGACGACCTGCGCCTGCATTTCGTCTCCAATATCGACGGCACCCACCTGTCCGAGACCGTCAAGCACCTGAATCCAGAGACCACGCTCTTCGTCGTCGCATCCAAAACCTTTACTACCATGGAGACCATGACCAACGCCCAGAGCGCGCGGCGCTGGCTGGTCGATCAACTCGGGGATGAATCCGCCGTCGCCCAGCACTTCGTGGCAGTCTCGACCAATGCCGAGAAGGTCGCCGCCTTCGGCATCGACACCGAACAGATGTTCGGCTTCTGGGACTGGGTTGGCGGGCGCTATTCACTCTGGTCCGCCATCGGGCTGCCGATCGCGCTGGCCATCGGTTTCGACAACTTTGTCGAACTCCTCGATGGCGCACACGAAATGGACAATCACTTCCGTGACGCGCCGCTTGAGGACAACCTGCCGGTCATCATGGCGCTGCTCGGGGTCTGGTACATCAACTTCGCCGGCGCCAAGACGCTCGCCATCCTGCCCTACGACCAGTACCTGGAGCATTTCCCTGCCTACTTCCAGCAGGGCGACATGGAGAGCAACGGCAAGCATGTCACCCTCGACGGCACGCGGGTGGACTATGCCACCGGCCCGGTGGTCTGGGGCCAGCCCGGCACCGACGGCCAGCACGCCTTCTACCAGCTCATCCACCAGGGCACCGAGCTGATCCCCTGCGATTTCATCGCCCCGGTGCACAGCCACAACCCGCTTGGCGATCATCACATCAAGCTGCTCGCCAACTGCCTGGCGCAGACCGAAGCGCTAATGCGTGGGCGCACCGCGGAAGAAGCCCTCGAAGGCATGCTCGCCGCCGGCATGCAGCGCGCGGAAGCCGAGCGTCTCGCCCCGCACCGCCAGTTCGACGGCAACCGCCCGACCAACACCCTGTTCGTTGAGGAAGTCACCCCCCGCACCCTCGGCGCGCTGATCGCGCTCTATGAGCACAAAATCTTCTGCCAGGGCGTGATCTGGGGCATCAACTCCTTCGACCAATGGGGCGTGGAGCTCGGCAAGCAGCTCGCCACTGTGATTTTGAAAGAGCTTGAAGAAGGCCGCGTCATGGCCGAGCATCACGACGGCTCAACCCGCGCGTTGCTTGATTACTATTTGAAGAATCGCTGA
- a CDS encoding cell division protein ZapA: MSQDTPAPVTVQILDKDYRVSCGPDERQGLLESARILDERMRQVRQNGRVLGADRIAVMAALNLIYELMQERDVQAETASRLKGLQERVSHAVSGDSGSSSS; the protein is encoded by the coding sequence GTGAGCCAGGATACCCCCGCCCCGGTCACGGTTCAGATTCTGGATAAAGACTATCGCGTTTCCTGCGGACCCGATGAACGCCAGGGCCTGCTCGAATCCGCGCGCATCCTTGATGAACGCATGCGCCAGGTGCGTCAAAACGGCCGCGTGCTTGGCGCCGACCGCATCGCCGTCATGGCCGCGCTCAATCTCATCTATGAGCTAATGCAGGAACGCGACGTGCAGGCTGAGACGGCGAGCCGACTAAAAGGTCTGCAAGAGCGCGTTAGTCACGCCGTCAGTGGGGATTCCGGTTCGTCCTCATCGTAA
- a CDS encoding Uma2 family endonuclease, with amino-acid sequence MPALACQLTPYDQLEALPEGLTGEILNGQLHTQPRPSGRHGRASVLLDRALGRSYDDGDAGPGGWWILIEPEVHFIRDTEVAVPDLAGWRRQRMPQIPDGHRFEVVPDWVCEILSPSTESKDRNIKMPLYAHYGVPHAWLLDPRQRRLEAYALETQGQQPSGWRLLLEAGGTECVQAPPFSELALELDALWV; translated from the coding sequence ATGCCTGCCTTGGCCTGCCAACTGACGCCTTATGACCAGCTCGAAGCCCTACCTGAGGGGCTGACGGGGGAGATTCTGAACGGGCAGTTGCATACCCAGCCGCGCCCGAGCGGGCGGCATGGGCGTGCGAGCGTCCTGCTTGATCGGGCGCTTGGGCGCAGCTACGACGATGGCGATGCCGGACCGGGCGGCTGGTGGATACTGATTGAACCCGAGGTCCACTTCATCCGCGACACCGAAGTCGCCGTGCCCGACCTGGCCGGTTGGCGGCGCCAGCGCATGCCGCAGATACCTGACGGCCATCGCTTCGAGGTGGTGCCGGACTGGGTGTGTGAGATTCTCTCGCCCTCCACCGAAAGCAAGGATCGCAACATCAAGATGCCGCTCTATGCCCACTATGGCGTGCCCCATGCCTGGCTGCTCGATCCCCGGCAGCGCCGGCTGGAGGCCTATGCACTGGAGACCCAGGGCCAGCAACCCTCAGGCTGGCGCCTGTTGCTCGAAGCGGGCGGCACGGAGTGCGTGCAGGCGCCGCCCTTCAGCGAGCTGGCGCTGGAGCTGGACGCGCTCTGGGTCTAA
- a CDS encoding uracil-DNA glycosylase: MDLARSRRYLKAVGVVLWRPRDSFDAELETFAEGEVSADLESGNEMALPAAPPTQGHASTTGLATPAAASSTSGLAGMAAARAALGAGGGTGAGNGGNTGTSAQARHAATRSSQPPTPPPTPTQPAPLPPDTPIASARPPVPSGPATGSPAPPPAQAPNAADAQAIAAMDWPTLETEVSQCRRCGLCERRSQTVFGVGNRQARLMLIGEAPGEDEDRQGEPFVGRAGQLLTRMLAAIDLPREQVYIGNIIKCRPPGNRDPLPEETAICRAFIERQIALVAPQLLLCLGRISAQALLQTGDALWRLRGRWHSFGPERIPLLVTYHPSYYLRTPAEKARGWEDLQQVARRLRDLYTETP; encoded by the coding sequence ATGGATCTCGCGCGCAGCCGCCGCTACCTGAAGGCCGTGGGTGTCGTGCTGTGGCGTCCGCGCGACAGCTTTGACGCCGAACTGGAGACCTTCGCTGAAGGCGAGGTGAGCGCCGACCTCGAGAGTGGCAACGAGATGGCGCTTCCCGCAGCGCCGCCAACCCAGGGCCACGCCAGCACCACAGGCCTGGCGACGCCGGCTGCAGCCTCATCGACCAGCGGGTTGGCTGGTATGGCTGCGGCCAGAGCGGCCCTGGGCGCTGGAGGGGGCACTGGTGCAGGTAACGGCGGGAACACTGGGACATCCGCTCAGGCAAGGCATGCTGCCACCAGGTCTTCACAGCCACCAACGCCCCCACCGACGCCAACCCAGCCAGCCCCTCTCCCACCGGACACGCCTATTGCCTCGGCTCGTCCGCCAGTGCCCTCTGGCCCCGCGACCGGCAGCCCTGCACCGCCGCCAGCCCAGGCCCCAAATGCCGCCGATGCCCAAGCCATCGCCGCCATGGACTGGCCAACACTGGAGACCGAGGTCAGCCAGTGTCGGCGCTGCGGGCTGTGCGAACGCCGCAGTCAGACCGTCTTTGGCGTCGGCAACCGCCAGGCCCGGTTGATGCTTATCGGCGAGGCGCCTGGAGAAGACGAGGATCGTCAGGGCGAGCCCTTTGTTGGGCGCGCCGGGCAACTGCTCACCCGCATGCTCGCCGCCATCGATCTGCCACGCGAGCAAGTCTACATCGGCAATATCATCAAATGCCGCCCGCCCGGCAACCGCGATCCGCTACCCGAGGAAACCGCCATCTGCCGCGCCTTTATCGAACGCCAGATCGCGCTGGTCGCCCCGCAACTGCTGCTGTGCCTTGGGCGCATCTCGGCGCAGGCGCTGCTGCAAACCGGCGACGCCTTGTGGCGACTGCGCGGGCGCTGGCACAGTTTCGGCCCGGAGCGGATTCCGCTACTGGTGACCTATCACCCATCCTACTACCTGCGCACCCCGGCGGAGAAGGCACGCGGCTGGGAGGACTTGCAGCAGGTTGCGCGGCGCCTGCGCGACCTCTATACCGAAACCCCTTGA
- a CDS encoding peptidoglycan D,D-transpeptidase FtsI family protein: protein MNPLATFNTLIDSPAWPTLQLGLHGLFFLAFLYLLKRLFDLRRAAVLKALPKPKSMVGGGLVLLVLGVAFGAVLAYQASWQLMGMTRPDFIAFMQTYDRRQFNPAHRIARGRIADRRGRVLADSDEAEGRVRRVYPYGPVFAHVIGYQDPTFGATGLEGSANAHLNGSTPADLRAWRDLGQQVITQREPRGQDLVLTLDADLQRLAFAALDGRAGAVVMLRPGDGAVRVLASAPAFDPNRLDPALFKPGDPNARLLNRALQGRYPPGSTFKLVVAAEALAAGQTGPLYCEAQGFTTSARYPLIRDHDYYTARRAGLTWKGHGSLGLSRALAESCNVFFAKLGVQLGHERFAATLNNFLFGQRIPLHSSAYGSLTMVTGEAPRIAKSDQYGLAQASIGQGRVLMSPAHLALITAAIANDGLAVKPRLVASDEPEALARLMTATQARQLQQMMRRVVTEGTARGIAMPGLAIAGKTGTAQNSDGAPHSWFVGFAPADRRAPEQTLAIAVLVEQGGYGSAVAAPLARDLLLQAQQLGLLP, encoded by the coding sequence TTGAATCCGCTCGCCACCTTCAACACCCTGATCGACTCGCCCGCCTGGCCGACCTTGCAACTGGGTCTGCACGGGCTGTTTTTTCTCGCTTTTCTGTATCTGCTCAAGCGGCTGTTCGATCTGCGCCGCGCAGCTGTGCTCAAGGCGTTACCCAAGCCGAAATCCATGGTCGGTGGGGGGCTGGTGCTTCTGGTGCTTGGCGTGGCCTTCGGTGCCGTGCTGGCCTATCAGGCGAGCTGGCAGCTGATGGGCATGACTCGCCCGGACTTCATCGCCTTTATGCAGACGTACGACAGGCGTCAGTTCAATCCGGCCCATCGTATTGCGCGCGGGCGCATTGCCGACCGGCGCGGGCGGGTGCTGGCTGACAGCGACGAGGCTGAGGGCCGGGTGCGACGGGTCTATCCCTACGGGCCAGTCTTCGCCCATGTTATCGGCTATCAGGACCCCACCTTTGGCGCCACGGGGCTGGAGGGTTCAGCCAACGCGCACTTGAATGGCAGCACGCCGGCGGATCTGCGCGCCTGGCGGGACCTTGGCCAGCAGGTCATTACCCAACGCGAGCCGCGCGGTCAGGATCTGGTGCTGACTCTCGATGCCGATTTGCAGCGGCTGGCCTTCGCGGCTCTGGATGGCCGCGCCGGGGCCGTAGTCATGCTGCGCCCGGGCGACGGGGCCGTGCGCGTGCTCGCCAGTGCGCCGGCTTTCGATCCCAATCGCCTGGACCCCGCTCTGTTCAAGCCCGGTGATCCTAATGCGCGGCTGCTGAACCGGGCGCTTCAGGGCCGTTATCCGCCCGGCTCCACCTTCAAGCTGGTGGTGGCGGCTGAGGCACTGGCGGCCGGTCAGACCGGGCCTTTGTATTGCGAGGCGCAAGGCTTTACCACCTCGGCGCGCTATCCGCTGATTCGCGATCACGACTACTACACCGCCCGCCGTGCCGGTCTGACCTGGAAAGGGCATGGCAGCCTGGGTTTGTCGCGCGCCCTGGCGGAGTCCTGCAATGTGTTCTTTGCCAAGCTCGGCGTGCAGCTTGGGCATGAACGCTTCGCCGCGACTCTGAACAACTTTCTTTTTGGTCAGCGCATCCCGCTGCACAGCAGCGCTTACGGCAGCCTGACCATGGTCACCGGCGAGGCGCCGCGCATTGCCAAATCCGACCAATACGGTCTCGCCCAGGCATCTATCGGCCAGGGGCGGGTGCTGATGAGCCCGGCGCATCTGGCGCTGATCACCGCCGCTATCGCCAACGATGGCCTGGCGGTCAAGCCGCGTCTGGTGGCGAGTGACGAGCCCGAGGCTCTGGCGCGGCTGATGACGGCGACGCAGGCGCGTCAGTTGCAGCAGATGATGCGTCGGGTGGTGACCGAGGGCACTGCGCGCGGCATCGCCATGCCGGGGCTGGCCATTGCTGGCAAAACCGGCACGGCGCAGAACTCCGATGGCGCGCCCCATAGCTGGTTTGTCGGCTTCGCGCCAGCGGACAGGCGCGCGCCCGAGCAGACCCTGGCTATCGCCGTGCTGGTGGAGCAGGGCGGCTATGGCTCGGCCGTCGCCGCACCCCTGGCGCGCGACCTGTTGTTGCAGGCGCAGCAGCTTGGTCTGTTGCCATGA
- a CDS encoding FtsW/RodA/SpoVE family cell cycle protein, with the protein MTAANPTSWQETWTARAPERHWLLLCGFAVSVGFLLIFGAQRSVERLIEARDLLPLALYVPSLIVVHLTLVAVRFRGDQLLVAAVALLSGLGILMHYRLGAFAADTLAGALRQYALYPACMGAMLLVTLAAMRGRYRHLAASPWLWALVSLGLLAALVVTGQRYRGAIYAAGFLTPSEFLKLSVVLYLAAFIAARAAALGAWRYGVLPPARALLPLVAVWLVLCALLLWQRDLGMVAILNVVLLLLLTLGSGRIGYFLLGLAVAVGGSLILLRFFSHSARRIDAWLNPFTDPTGASWQLLQGLSGMYSGGLWGQGFGAGNPEYIPIAASDFVYAVVGEELGFFGSVLVVLFFLLLFQRGFAIALRCRGLFARLLAAGLTAVLAVQTFLNIGGVTKLIPLTGLTLPFISQGGSSLLASLMAVGLLLAISDGEPKGRGRTKRRKA; encoded by the coding sequence ATGACGGCGGCGAACCCGACAAGCTGGCAGGAGACCTGGACGGCACGGGCGCCCGAGCGACATTGGCTGTTGCTGTGCGGCTTTGCCGTCAGCGTGGGGTTTTTGCTCATTTTCGGCGCTCAGCGCAGTGTCGAGCGGCTGATTGAAGCACGCGATCTGCTGCCGCTGGCGCTCTATGTGCCGAGCTTGATTGTTGTGCATCTGACCCTGGTTGCAGTGCGCTTTCGCGGCGATCAACTGCTGGTTGCGGCGGTGGCGCTGCTCTCAGGACTGGGGATTTTGATGCACTATCGACTCGGCGCTTTCGCCGCCGATACGCTGGCGGGAGCGCTTCGCCAATACGCCCTCTACCCCGCCTGCATGGGCGCCATGCTGCTGGTCACCCTGGCAGCCATGCGCGGGCGTTATCGCCATCTGGCTGCCTCGCCCTGGCTGTGGGCGCTGGTCTCGCTGGGGCTGCTGGCTGCTTTGGTGGTGACGGGGCAGCGTTATCGCGGTGCCATCTATGCGGCTGGCTTTTTGACCCCGAGCGAGTTTCTCAAGCTCAGTGTGGTGCTCTATCTGGCTGCATTCATCGCCGCGCGTGCAGCGGCACTCGGTGCCTGGCGGTATGGCGTGTTGCCACCCGCACGCGCGCTGCTGCCGCTCGTGGCCGTATGGCTGGTGCTGTGCGCCCTGCTGTTATGGCAGCGTGATTTGGGCATGGTCGCAATTTTAAATGTGGTGCTGCTGTTGTTGCTCACGCTCGGCAGCGGGCGCATCGGCTATTTTCTGCTCGGGCTCGCGGTGGCTGTTGGCGGCTCTCTGATACTGCTGCGCTTTTTCAGCCATAGCGCGCGCCGCATTGATGCCTGGCTGAATCCTTTCACTGATCCAACCGGCGCCAGCTGGCAGTTGCTGCAGGGGCTGTCGGGCATGTACTCGGGCGGGCTTTGGGGGCAAGGCTTCGGTGCCGGCAATCCGGAATACATTCCCATTGCCGCCTCGGATTTTGTCTACGCTGTGGTGGGTGAGGAACTTGGCTTTTTCGGCTCGGTGCTGGTGGTGTTGTTTTTTCTGCTGTTGTTTCAGCGCGGCTTCGCCATTGCGCTGCGCTGTCGTGGTCTGTTTGCCCGACTGCTGGCCGCCGGCCTGACCGCCGTGCTGGCGGTGCAGACCTTCCTGAACATCGGCGGGGTAACCAAGCTGATTCCGCTGACCGGTCTCACCCTGCCCTTTATCAGCCAGGGCGGCAGCAGCCTGCTTGCCTCCCTGATGGCGGTGGGCCTGCTATTGGCGATCTCTGATGGCGAGCCCAAGGGCCGTGGGCGGACAAAACGCCGGAAGGCCTGA
- a CDS encoding DEAD/DEAH box helicase translates to MKASGMIPEQNSVQNPPRADSEASLPISPLAESQTGSQVGSQTGSQTGFAVFPLAEPLQRGLVKAGFSEPTPVQQAVIPAALAGADLLVAAATGSGKTAAFLLPVMQRLLERPAPRAATRVLILVPTRELATQIETHFFALGSYSRLGIGVIIGGASRARQISILRKNPELIVATPGRLLDQLRAGEVDLGDLECLVLDEADRMLDLGFAEDVLAILECCNPARQSLLFSATLHHRHLQGLIGPALREPQVLRIDSPRAPSALIRHQLIRSNDLVQKQAQLLGLLGTEPVRLALVFVNQRERTLELTGQLRAAGHRAAALHGELDQRERERVLGLFRAGQLRMLVATEVAARGLDIPDVDLVVHYDPPPRGDDYLHRSGRTGRAGAVGLAVTLVTAADWHRMDNIRRYLGLELEERVLPGLKASFRIPPKRGKAKGSRSGKPKGAGAQAATAVKPKGRWRDRKQLGRPRGPRSPS, encoded by the coding sequence ATGAAAGCTAGCGGGATGATACCCGAGCAGAACAGCGTACAGAACCCTCCTCGGGCGGACTCTGAAGCCAGTCTTCCGATCAGCCCCCTAGCTGAGTCCCAAACTGGCTCCCAAGTTGGCTCCCAAACCGGCTCCCAAACCGGCTTTGCCGTCTTCCCACTGGCAGAGCCCCTGCAACGGGGCCTGGTCAAGGCGGGCTTTAGCGAACCGACGCCGGTGCAACAGGCGGTGATTCCCGCTGCGCTTGCGGGCGCGGATTTGCTGGTCGCCGCCGCCACCGGCTCGGGTAAGACCGCCGCCTTTCTGTTACCCGTGATGCAGCGCCTGCTCGAGCGCCCGGCGCCGCGTGCCGCGACCCGGGTGCTGATCCTGGTGCCAACGCGCGAGTTGGCAACCCAGATTGAGACGCATTTTTTTGCCCTGGGCAGCTACAGTCGCCTTGGCATCGGGGTCATCATCGGTGGCGCGTCGCGGGCGCGCCAGATTTCCATCCTGCGCAAGAACCCCGAGTTGATTGTCGCCACCCCAGGGCGCCTGCTCGATCAGCTGCGCGCCGGTGAGGTGGACCTTGGCGATCTGGAATGCCTGGTGCTTGACGAGGCTGATCGCATGCTCGACCTGGGCTTTGCCGAGGACGTTTTGGCCATCCTGGAGTGTTGCAATCCCGCGCGCCAGTCGCTGCTGTTCTCGGCCACCCTGCATCATCGCCATCTTCAGGGCCTGATCGGTCCTGCGCTGCGTGAGCCGCAGGTGTTGCGCATCGATTCCCCGCGCGCGCCGTCTGCGCTGATCCGCCATCAGCTTATCCGCAGCAATGACCTGGTGCAGAAACAGGCGCAATTGCTTGGCCTGCTGGGCACCGAGCCGGTACGTCTGGCGCTGGTGTTTGTCAACCAGCGCGAGCGCACCCTGGAGTTGACAGGGCAGTTGCGTGCTGCGGGCCATCGCGCCGCTGCTCTGCATGGGGAGTTGGACCAGCGTGAGCGCGAGCGGGTGCTCGGGTTGTTTCGTGCTGGTCAGCTGCGCATGCTAGTGGCCACCGAAGTGGCCGCACGCGGCCTGGATATTCCTGATGTGGATCTGGTGGTGCACTATGATCCACCCCCGCGTGGTGATGACTACCTGCACCGCAGCGGGCGCACCGGACGCGCTGGCGCTGTTGGCCTCGCTGTCACCTTGGTGACGGCAGCCGACTGGCATCGCATGGACAACATCCGCCGCTACCTGGGGCTGGAACTTGAGGAACGGGTACTGCCCGGCCTCAAAGCCAGTTTTCGCATCCCGCCCAAGCGCGGCAAGGCGAAGGGGTCACGCAGCGGTAAGCCGAAGGGGGCTGGCGCTCAAGCCGCGACGGCAGTCAAGCCTAAGGGCCGCTGGCGGGATCGTAAACAGCTTGGTCGTCCACGCGGACCTAGGTCGCCATCTTGA
- a CDS encoding TIGR02449 family protein, with protein sequence MSGFDFNLFEKQVDELVALSDRLREENASLRASQEHLVTERAELIEKTELARSRIEAMVQRLKSLEDQL encoded by the coding sequence ATGTCCGGGTTCGACTTCAATCTTTTTGAAAAGCAGGTGGATGAGCTGGTCGCTCTGAGTGATCGGCTGCGCGAGGAAAATGCGTCCTTGCGCGCGAGCCAGGAACACCTGGTCACCGAAAGAGCCGAATTGATCGAAAAAACCGAGCTGGCCCGCAGCCGCATCGAGGCCATGGTGCAGCGCTTGAAATCGCTCGAAGATCAACTGTAG
- a CDS encoding UPF0149 family protein yields MSAEQPLSATTLADFSALAHLSDLSDLALTPSEAHGIYCGLLCSGKRDCLARWLDEILPKTPTSDHDSANCRAALTQVAEQTLAAIQGPEGAFTPLLPEPEAPLAARAEAVSDWSRGFLYGLGLNGCDPNSFSEITRDALGDLTEITHMDVNELDDSEDNEQSLAEVTEFLWVVAMLVYEEQAQAQAR; encoded by the coding sequence ATGTCCGCCGAACAACCCCTCTCCGCCACCACCCTGGCCGACTTTTCCGCACTTGCGCATCTGAGCGACTTAAGCGATCTTGCTTTAACCCCCAGTGAGGCGCACGGCATATACTGCGGCCTGCTGTGCAGCGGCAAGCGCGACTGCCTGGCGCGCTGGCTCGATGAAATTCTGCCCAAAACCCCCACCTCGGATCACGACAGCGCGAACTGCCGCGCCGCCCTGACCCAGGTCGCGGAGCAGACCCTGGCGGCCATCCAAGGCCCTGAAGGCGCTTTCACCCCGCTGCTGCCGGAGCCTGAGGCGCCCCTGGCCGCGCGTGCCGAGGCGGTGAGCGACTGGAGCCGGGGGTTTCTCTACGGACTGGGCCTGAACGGCTGCGACCCCAACAGCTTCAGCGAGATCACGCGCGATGCGCTCGGGGATCTGACCGAAATCACGCACATGGACGTCAACGAACTTGACGACAGCGAGGACAACGAGCAATCCCTGGCCGAGGTGACCGAATTCCTCTGGGTTGTCGCCATGCTGGTGTACGAGGAACAAGCACAGGCCCAGGCGCGCTGA